A stretch of Sulfuricurvum sp. DNA encodes these proteins:
- a CDS encoding response regulator, with protein MTAIIEELRTLGQDIKILYVEDNKGLRESILNLLTKFSPNIYHAETGDSGYEYYCKYSPDIVLTDIKMPGISGLEFAKKVKDDDNNVRVIFLSAFDDKEYLHEAINIGAFRYLSKPTKVPLLITTLHEAVLSIHKERNNRIFENQLTDIFNYQNNLIMMFKNTEPIVVNRQFLDFFGVQTLNEFTNTHNEIGELLLEHNGFLYSTPESGWFEKALKNPGKLFHTKVYNHNNKTCHLIMKLRLIPQKEGYSILSFDDISDLNLMMIFDGNAAKSDQKHHDSTAVRKLMNVIKENGSEVKLYNFYRGLTIVNNAILISMDDQQVVLKTSYSQLKAIKIAKNITITSEIFPNTVLCNTTGSVDFDKQTVTFSDMQFVNESANQRANIRLEPDTERHSVTLFLNEIKYFGKTRIVDISICSVKLELDALPAGLSVGETVNIVMVFETEKQPLNLSVTSKVYRIDNRSKSFQIVFLFELSSIYHDKLLDYIAKRQMELIREFKAI; from the coding sequence ATGACTGCCATTATAGAAGAATTAAGAACATTAGGTCAGGATATCAAAATTCTCTATGTCGAAGACAATAAAGGACTTAGAGAAAGTATATTAAATCTTCTGACAAAGTTTTCACCTAACATATACCATGCTGAAACCGGAGATAGCGGTTACGAATACTATTGTAAATATAGCCCTGATATTGTATTGACCGATATTAAGATGCCTGGTATCAGTGGATTGGAATTCGCAAAAAAAGTCAAAGATGATGATAATAATGTACGCGTTATTTTTCTCTCTGCCTTTGATGATAAAGAGTATCTACATGAAGCGATTAACATAGGAGCATTTCGATATCTATCAAAACCTACAAAAGTCCCATTATTGATTACAACACTCCATGAAGCCGTTTTATCAATACATAAAGAACGAAATAATCGTATTTTCGAAAATCAGCTAACCGATATATTTAACTATCAAAATAACCTTATTATGATGTTCAAGAATACCGAGCCAATCGTTGTAAATCGCCAATTTCTTGATTTTTTTGGTGTACAAACTCTGAATGAATTCACCAATACGCATAATGAAATCGGTGAGTTACTTTTAGAGCATAATGGTTTTTTATATTCTACTCCTGAATCTGGATGGTTTGAAAAAGCACTTAAAAATCCTGGGAAACTTTTTCACACCAAAGTCTATAATCACAATAATAAGACCTGCCATTTGATTATGAAACTCAGACTGATTCCTCAAAAAGAGGGATATTCGATATTGTCTTTTGATGATATAAGCGATTTAAATTTAATGATGATCTTTGATGGTAATGCCGCCAAAAGTGATCAAAAGCACCATGATTCTACAGCTGTCAGAAAACTAATGAATGTTATTAAAGAGAATGGCTCTGAAGTCAAACTCTATAATTTTTATCGAGGCTTGACCATTGTCAATAATGCCATTTTAATCTCCATGGATGACCAACAGGTTGTCCTTAAAACATCCTATTCTCAGCTCAAAGCTATCAAAATTGCAAAAAATATTACCATTACATCAGAGATTTTTCCTAATACCGTTCTTTGCAATACAACTGGCTCTGTTGATTTTGATAAGCAAACCGTAACTTTTTCAGATATGCAATTTGTCAATGAAAGCGCGAACCAACGTGCAAATATTCGGCTTGAACCCGATACAGAACGCCATAGTGTCACCTTATTTCTAAATGAGATAAAATATTTTGGTAAAACACGTATTGTTGATATATCTATTTGTTCCGTAAAGCTTGAGCTTGATGCTCTACCAGCAGGCTTAAGCGTCGGTGAAACCGTTAACATCGTAATGGTGTTTGAAACAGAAAAACAGCCATTAAATTTATCGGTCACCAGCAAAGTATATCGAATAGACAACCGTTCCAAAAGTTTTCAGATCGTGTTTCTTTTTGAACTTTCATCTATCTATCACGATAAATTGCTCGATTATATTGCAAAACGTCAAATGGAGCTTATACGTGAATTCAAAGCTATTTAA
- a CDS encoding CHASE domain-containing protein, with protein sequence MDEAKNRFKSNNIETIHKIEIRMHAYETILQSSMSLLSTVEHMNQHKWFVYVSSMQIEKHYPGFQGIGYSKIIQKNQLPKHIEQMRADGFKNYLINPLGNRLEYHPIIYLEPLTQRNIKAIGYDMFTNPIRQKAMTRARDTGETTLSGKVTLVQEQNHDVQPGFLMYVPFYNTHSTLLSSGQREQHLEGFTFAPFRAHDLIDEILQKKDPHISIKIYDGTTIIPQNLLYESDHVSNHSPLFVETIPLKMYGHTWSIRFETLPTFKETIDNAQPHLIVLAGLPISFLLLLTLLAFYQTAARARLLAQSMTSEIRMLNTELENMINITPNPIIVHAEDGTILKMNQTWSTICGYSYEETPTIDTWVDKVYKDHQKEIKQYIRNLSNITQKVDEGEFSFYNKSGALIIWQFSSAPFGTINGQKTIISSAMDVTELKNKDNMLIMQSRHAAMGEMINMIAHQWRQPLASISAIAGTLQVEAMLDQYDQNHFIEKLNSISDLAIDLSDTINDFRNFSKKDKIKELATWKQLINGSLAIIQPILTNQNIELHISETRERSFMTYPREIRQVILNILKNAEDVLIENEIKIPQIWIRVLDQDGKPCLEIEDNGGGIPPEIIDKIFDPYFSTKFEKEGTGIGLYMSKMIVEHHNGGKLNAYNTNHGACFQIILQTDDYLDVSGIAE encoded by the coding sequence ATGGATGAAGCTAAAAATCGTTTTAAATCTAATAACATTGAAACCATCCATAAAATTGAAATCAGAATGCATGCTTATGAAACTATTTTGCAAAGTTCTATGTCACTATTAAGTACTGTTGAGCACATGAACCAGCATAAATGGTTTGTATATGTCTCAAGTATGCAAATAGAAAAGCACTATCCTGGATTTCAAGGAATAGGCTATTCAAAAATAATCCAAAAAAATCAACTACCTAAACATATTGAACAGATGCGTGCAGATGGATTTAAAAACTATTTGATAAATCCATTAGGCAACCGCCTAGAATATCACCCAATTATTTATTTAGAACCATTAACTCAAAGAAATATAAAAGCTATCGGCTACGATATGTTCACCAATCCAATACGTCAAAAAGCTATGACGAGGGCAAGAGATACAGGTGAAACAACACTTTCAGGTAAAGTGACCTTAGTCCAAGAACAAAATCACGATGTTCAACCAGGTTTTTTAATGTACGTCCCTTTTTATAATACTCATAGCACATTACTCTCATCAGGACAAAGAGAACAACATCTTGAAGGATTTACATTTGCCCCTTTTCGTGCTCATGACCTCATCGATGAAATTTTACAAAAAAAAGATCCTCATATTTCTATCAAAATTTATGATGGCACTACGATCATACCCCAAAACCTATTGTATGAGAGTGACCACGTAAGCAATCATTCACCTCTCTTCGTCGAAACAATCCCTCTAAAAATGTATGGACATACGTGGAGTATCAGATTTGAAACACTCCCTACATTCAAAGAGACAATTGACAATGCTCAACCGCACTTGATTGTATTGGCTGGTTTACCAATATCATTTTTATTATTACTTACCCTTCTCGCATTTTACCAAACTGCCGCGCGAGCTCGATTGCTAGCTCAATCAATGACTAGCGAAATTAGAATGCTAAACACTGAGCTAGAAAACATGATTAACATAACGCCAAACCCGATCATCGTTCATGCAGAAGATGGCACAATTTTAAAAATGAACCAAACATGGAGCACTATATGCGGTTATTCCTATGAGGAAACACCGACTATTGATACATGGGTAGATAAAGTCTACAAAGATCATCAAAAAGAGATAAAACAATATATACGAAATCTTTCAAATATTACTCAAAAGGTTGATGAAGGGGAATTTTCATTCTATAATAAATCAGGTGCACTTATCATATGGCAATTTAGTTCAGCACCGTTTGGAACTATTAATGGGCAAAAAACGATTATCTCTTCTGCCATGGATGTCACTGAACTTAAAAATAAAGATAATATGCTGATAATGCAATCACGCCATGCTGCAATGGGAGAAATGATCAATATGATTGCCCATCAATGGCGTCAACCACTCGCTTCGATTTCAGCTATCGCAGGGACTTTACAAGTTGAAGCCATGCTCGATCAATACGATCAAAACCATTTTATAGAAAAACTCAATTCAATCAGTGATTTGGCAATAGACTTATCGGACACAATCAATGATTTTCGAAACTTTTCTAAAAAAGATAAAATCAAAGAATTGGCGACATGGAAACAACTAATTAATGGGAGTCTGGCGATCATTCAACCAATCCTAACAAATCAAAATATCGAGCTTCATATTTCCGAGACTAGAGAACGCTCCTTCATGACGTATCCTAGAGAAATAAGACAAGTTATTCTCAATATACTTAAAAATGCAGAAGATGTTTTAATTGAAAATGAAATAAAAATACCACAAATCTGGATCCGAGTTTTAGATCAAGATGGAAAACCGTGCTTAGAAATTGAAGACAATGGAGGGGGAATTCCTCCAGAGATCATTGATAAGATTTTTGACCCTTATTTTAGTACAAAATTTGAAAAAGAGGGGACAGGCATCGGATTATATATGTCAAAAATGATCGTTGAACACCACAATGGTGGCAAGCTAAATGCCTATAATACGAATCATGGAGCATGCTTCCAGATTATTTTACAAACTGATGATTATCTCGATGTATCGGGAATCGCAGAATAA
- a CDS encoding GAF domain-containing protein, whose product MALLRKRSLFLRNIWQTLVLVVLFTIVFFTYVYSEKEIDRAHELRLRSFQLADELRQSSDDLTRMVRTYAVSGDPLYKEHYQEILDIRNGVKSRPVDYQNIYWDLVGSDDSRPRAHAPTRIALIEMIRLGGFAPDELAKLSEAKKNSDILTQTEFSAISLLETPASSTEKILNKQAAIELLHDENYRNAKASIMRPIDEFYMLMDKRTAKAVENATYNALYLRILFILLGFSLLMSFWKLYKMLNRILGGSVDEVHHHIIRIGRGDFAHTIDLQQGQRNSVLGWLSETQDRLKSLIYHNKRLTQLYAALSQCNQAIIHARDEEELFQMICHDAVTFGGMKMVWIGILNEEANAIVPVASYGDQIEYLAGIFISTDLQHPTGKGPTGIAFHHNRPYWCQDIANDPVTLPWRERAQEYGFASSASLPLVLDDKVVGVLNIYSGDSNAFDKEGQKLLEEMAMEISFALKRFVKDAEHKASEQMIEMLSHVVSQTPLSTIITDKNGVIEYANHYATLLSGYSKEELVGSKMNMFNSGKHPQSFYKDLWATILLEGSFWRGTVINRMKNEELRDMASTIFPIFNEHNEIINFVTIQDDVTERNIKDKLFLMQTRQAQMGEMLSMIAHQWRQPLAIISALMNRQKVSILLEQASFDDMMKSFDDMEVQIQHLSRTITDFKDFFKPQKLASMTNSLVIVDKTLELIENTIVSKSIMLEVSHNNNGDYLTYENELIQVILNLIKNAIDVFDEKRVEKPMIMVRSDQTDSEVILSVEDNGGGIPPEIIDTIFLPYVSTKGEENGTGLGLYMTKTIIEEHCNGNVSVINTEHGARFILRFPIHRDNHQFVK is encoded by the coding sequence GTGGCTTTACTCAGGAAACGGTCACTATTTCTACGAAATATTTGGCAAACACTCGTCTTAGTGGTTCTGTTTACGATAGTGTTTTTCACGTATGTCTATTCGGAAAAAGAGATTGATCGTGCGCATGAACTGAGGTTACGGTCGTTTCAGCTTGCAGATGAACTTCGTCAGTCATCTGATGATTTGACACGGATGGTGCGAACGTATGCTGTGAGTGGAGACCCTCTCTATAAAGAACATTATCAAGAGATATTGGATATCCGAAACGGAGTCAAGTCTCGACCTGTTGATTACCAAAATATCTATTGGGATTTAGTAGGATCAGATGATAGCCGTCCTCGAGCGCACGCTCCCACCCGTATCGCTTTGATAGAGATGATACGACTCGGTGGGTTTGCACCGGATGAACTTGCCAAACTCTCGGAAGCCAAAAAAAATTCTGATATCCTTACTCAGACCGAGTTTTCAGCGATAAGCCTTTTAGAAACTCCTGCTTCTTCTACAGAAAAAATATTAAATAAACAAGCCGCTATTGAACTCTTACATGATGAAAACTATCGAAATGCCAAAGCTTCTATTATGCGTCCTATTGATGAGTTTTATATGCTTATGGACAAACGAACGGCAAAGGCAGTAGAGAATGCTACCTATAATGCACTGTATCTTCGTATACTATTTATTTTATTAGGTTTCTCCCTTTTGATGAGCTTTTGGAAGCTCTATAAAATGTTAAATCGAATTTTGGGCGGTTCTGTAGATGAGGTGCATCATCATATTATTCGTATCGGACGAGGGGATTTTGCACACACCATCGATTTACAACAGGGGCAACGAAACAGCGTTTTAGGGTGGTTGAGTGAAACACAGGATAGATTAAAATCTTTGATTTACCATAATAAACGGCTTACGCAACTCTATGCTGCTCTTAGTCAATGTAACCAAGCTATTATCCATGCACGTGACGAAGAAGAGCTTTTCCAAATGATCTGCCATGATGCTGTAACTTTTGGCGGGATGAAAATGGTATGGATCGGTATTTTAAATGAAGAGGCAAATGCGATAGTCCCTGTCGCATCCTATGGCGATCAGATAGAATATTTAGCGGGGATATTTATCTCTACTGATTTACAACATCCTACGGGAAAAGGGCCTACTGGAATAGCATTCCATCACAACCGTCCATACTGGTGTCAAGATATAGCTAATGATCCCGTGACTCTACCATGGCGAGAACGTGCACAAGAGTATGGCTTTGCTTCTTCTGCTTCATTGCCGTTAGTATTGGATGATAAGGTAGTCGGTGTCCTGAATATTTACAGTGGCGATAGCAATGCATTTGATAAAGAGGGGCAAAAACTTCTCGAAGAGATGGCAATGGAAATCAGCTTTGCACTAAAAAGATTTGTCAAAGATGCGGAACATAAAGCCAGTGAACAAATGATAGAGATGCTTTCTCACGTGGTGAGCCAAACACCTCTTTCGACTATAATTACTGACAAGAACGGGGTGATTGAATACGCTAATCACTATGCTACACTTTTAAGCGGATATTCCAAAGAGGAGCTCGTAGGCTCTAAGATGAATATGTTTAACTCCGGAAAACATCCTCAATCTTTTTATAAAGATTTATGGGCAACTATTTTACTAGAGGGATCATTTTGGCGTGGAACAGTTATCAATAGGATGAAAAATGAAGAGTTACGTGATATGGCGTCGACGATTTTCCCTATATTTAATGAACACAATGAAATTATAAATTTTGTAACGATTCAAGACGATGTAACAGAACGTAATATTAAAGATAAACTCTTTTTGATGCAAACGAGACAAGCTCAGATGGGTGAAATGCTCAGTATGATTGCTCATCAATGGCGTCAACCTTTGGCGATTATTAGTGCATTGATGAATCGTCAAAAAGTGAGTATTTTGTTAGAACAAGCATCTTTTGATGATATGATGAAAAGTTTTGATGATATGGAGGTGCAGATTCAGCACCTTTCACGAACGATTACCGATTTTAAAGATTTTTTCAAACCCCAAAAACTTGCCAGTATGACAAACAGTTTGGTTATAGTAGACAAAACGCTTGAATTGATTGAGAATACGATTGTGAGCAAATCAATCATGTTAGAGGTGAGTCATAATAATAATGGTGATTATTTAACGTATGAAAATGAGTTGATTCAAGTGATACTCAATCTCATCAAAAATGCTATCGATGTTTTTGATGAAAAAAGAGTTGAAAAGCCTATGATAATGGTTCGATCGGATCAAACTGATAGTGAAGTCATATTGAGCGTTGAAGATAATGGAGGGGGAATTCCGCCAGAGATTATCGATACCATCTTTTTACCGTATGTCTCTACAAAAGGGGAAGAAAATGGGACGGGATTAGGTCTTTATATGACGAAAACAATTATTGAAGAGCATTGCAACGGTAATGTTTCGGTTATCAATACAGAGCATGGAGCACGATTTATTCTGCGATTCCCGATACATCGAGATAATCATCAGTTTGTAAAATAA
- a CDS encoding c-type cytochrome, whose amino-acid sequence MKKFAISVLTVLSIASVSCMAEDGTALYKKCEVCHGAQGEKAAMGKSKIIKDMSKAEFTAALKGYQDGSYGGGQKALMKAQSASLTDGQIKAIADRIAK is encoded by the coding sequence ATGAAAAAATTCGCGATCAGTGTATTAACGGTACTTTCTATAGCTTCGGTCTCATGTATGGCAGAAGATGGGACAGCTCTTTATAAAAAGTGTGAAGTGTGTCATGGAGCACAAGGGGAAAAAGCGGCTATGGGGAAAAGTAAAATAATCAAAGATATGAGTAAAGCAGAGTTTACTGCTGCACTCAAAGGGTATCAAGACGGCAGTTACGGCGGAGGGCAAAAAGCCCTTATGAAAGCTCAATCCGCTTCTCTCACAGATGGACAAATCAAGGCTATCGCAGATCGTATCGCTAAATAA